Proteins from one Impatiens glandulifera chromosome 2, dImpGla2.1, whole genome shotgun sequence genomic window:
- the LOC124925422 gene encoding transmembrane 9 superfamily member 11: MDFFDKMKIWVLFTCLISCVCNGFYLPGSYPHKYAIGDALSVKVNSLTSIDTELPYSYYSLPFCKPPEGVKDSAENLGELLMGDRIENSPYRFKMFTNETEIFLCKTDALSGDDFKILAKRIDDMYQVNLNLDNLPAIRYTQKDGYLLRWTGYPVGIKVQDVYYLFNHLKFTVLVHKYEETNVASVMGTGDVPEVIPTFKKSEPEIPGYMVVGFEVVACSVQHNVESVKNSKMYEKYTTPIKCDPTTVAMSVKEGQPLVFSYEVAFVESDIKWPSRWDAYLKMEGAKVHWFSILNSLMVITFLAGIVLVIFLRTVRRDLTRYEELDKEAQAQMNEELSGWKLVVGDVFRTPANPSLLCMMVGDGVQILGMGVVTIMFAALGFMSPASRGQLLTGMVFFYMILGIAAGYVSVRLWATLKSGDKSGWISVSWKVACFFPSIAFLILTVLNFLLWGSHSTGAIPFSLFVILILLWFCISVPLTLVGGYFGAKASHIEYPVRTNQIPREIPAQKYPSWLLVLGAGTLPFGTLFIELFFIMSSLWMGRVYYVFGFLLIVMILLVVVCAEVSLVLTYMHLCVEDWKWWWKSFFASGSVALYIFLYSVNYLVFDLKSLSGPVSATLYLGYSLFMVLAIMLATGTVGFLSSFWFVHYLFSSVKLD, translated from the coding sequence ATGGACTTCTTTGATAAAATGAAGATATGGGTTCTATTTACCTGCTTGATATCATGCGTATGCAACGGATTTTACCTTCCTGGTAGCTATCCACACAAATATGCAATTGGAGATGCGTTATCGGTCAAGGTGAATTCATTGACTTCAATTGATACTGAACTTCCCTACAGCTACTATAGTTTACCCTTCTGTAAGCCTCCGGAGGGTGTCAAGGACAGTGCTGAAAACCTTGGTGAGCTACTCATGGGAGATAGAATTGAGAATTCTCCATATAGGTTTAAGATGTTCACCAATGAGACAGAGATATTCCTCTGCAAGACGGATGCCTTGTCTGGAGATGATTTTAAGATCTTAGCAAAGAGGATTGACGATATGTATCAGGTAAACTTGAATCTTGATAACTTGCCTGCTATTCGTTACACTCAGAAAGATGGATATTTGCTAAGATGGACTGGCTACCCTGTGGGAATAAAGGTTCAGGATGTCTATTATCTCTTTAACCACTTGAAATTTACAGTTCTTGTTCATAAGTATGAGGAGACCAATGTTGCTAGTGTAATGGGGACTGGGGATGTGCCTGAGGTGATCCCAACCTTTAAGAAATCTGAGCCTGAGATTCCGGGGTATATGGTAGTCGGATTCGAGGTGGTTGCTTGCAGTGTACAACACAATGTTGAATCTGTCAAGAACTCGAAAATGTATGAGAAATACACTACTCCGATCAAATGCGACCCCACCACGGTTGCGATGTCTGTGAAAGAAGGCCAGCCGTTGGTCTTTAGTTATGAAGTGGCGTTTGTGGAGAGCGACATCAAGTGGCCGTCGAGATGGGATGCTTACTTGAAAATGGAAGGAGCCAAAGTGCATTGGTTCTCAATTCTGAATTCACTTATGGTAATCACTTTCTTGGCCGGTATTGTCCTTGTGATCTTCTTGAGGACAGTGAGACGGGATCTGACTCGTTATGAGGAGCTGGACAAGGAGGCTCAAGCCCAGATGAACGAGGAGCTCTCCGGATGGAAACTCGTGGTTGGAGATGTCTTCCGCACCCCTGCTAATCCGTCCCTTCTTTGCATGATGGTTGGCGACGGTGTTCAGATTCTCGGAATGGGGGTGGTAACCATAATGTTTGCTGCCCTAGGGTTTATGTCGCCGGCCTCCCGTGGTCAGCTGCTAACTGGTATGGTTTTCTTCTACATGATTCTAGGAATAGCGGCTGGTTATGTGTCTGTTCGTCTTTGGGCAACTCTTAAATCCGGCGATAAGAGTGGATGGATTTCGGTTTCGTGGAAGGTTGCTTGTTTCTTCCCTAGTATTGCTTTTCTAATTCTCACAGTATTGAACTTCTTGTTATGGGGTAGTCATAGCACAGGAGCCATTCCTTTTTCCCTTTTTGTTATTCTCATCTTGCTATGGTTCTGCATATCGGTCCCACTAACTTTGGTTGGTGGGTATTTTGGGGCGAAAGCGAGTCATATTGAGTACCCGGTTCGAACCAATCAGATCCCGAGAGAAATCCCTGCTCAGAAGTACCCGTCCTGGCTGTTGGTTCTTGGCGCAGGTACTTTACCGTTTGGGACTCTCTTTATCGAGCTGTTCTTCATCATGTCGAGCCTGTGGATGGGACGTGTTTATTACGTGTTTGGGTTTCTGTTGATCGTGATGATCCTTCTTGTGGTGGTTTGTGCGGAGGTTTCGCTTGTGCTGACTTATATGCATTTATGTGTGGAGGACTGGAAATGGTGGTGGAAGTCTTTCTTTGCATCTGGGTCTGTGGCGTTATATATTTTCCTATATTCGGTGAACTATCTAGTGTTTGATCTGAAGAGTTTGAGTGGTCCGGTCTCTGCAACTCTATACCTTGGATATTCCCTTTTCATGGTTTTAGCGATTATGTTGGCTACTGGGACTGTTGGGTTCCTTTCATCGTTCTGGTTCGTGCATTACTTGTTCTCGTCGGTGAAGTTGGATTAA